One genomic window of Polyangiaceae bacterium includes the following:
- a CDS encoding ATP phosphoribosyltransferase has product MAVPKGRILKVLAPLFERAGLDVAPLLCDDRRLVRDSADGSMRYVFLKPDDVPTYVEYGAVDLGIAGRDTLLEKKADVYTPLDLRIGVCRLAVAGPRGKTPPDLPRVATKYPSVTAAHFAKKGIQAEVIPVSGSVELAPLVGLADLIVDVVETGKTLQENDLYVIEDVADVSTMLIANRAAYKLRAAEIRPLCEAIGKAVGA; this is encoded by the coding sequence ATGGCGGTGCCCAAGGGGCGCATTCTGAAGGTGCTCGCGCCGCTTTTCGAGCGCGCGGGGCTCGATGTTGCGCCTCTTCTATGCGACGATCGGCGTCTCGTGCGGGATTCGGCCGATGGTTCCATGCGGTACGTTTTTCTGAAGCCCGACGACGTGCCCACGTATGTCGAATATGGTGCGGTGGACTTGGGCATTGCGGGTCGCGACACGCTGCTCGAAAAGAAAGCCGACGTCTACACGCCGCTCGATTTGCGGATTGGCGTGTGTCGGCTCGCTGTCGCGGGCCCTCGAGGGAAAACCCCGCCGGACTTGCCGCGCGTCGCGACGAAATATCCAAGCGTGACGGCAGCGCATTTTGCAAAAAAGGGGATTCAGGCGGAGGTGATCCCGGTATCCGGCTCGGTCGAGCTCGCGCCGCTCGTGGGTTTGGCGGACTTGATCGTCGATGTCGTCGAGACGGGAAAAACGTTGCAAGAGAACGACCTATACGTCATCGAGGACGTAGCCGACGTGAGCACGATGTTGATAGCGAATCGTGCGGCGTACAAATTGCGAGCGGCGGAGATCCGGCCGCTTTGTGAGGCGATTGGCAAGGCGGTTGGCGCGTGA
- a CDS encoding ImmA/IrrE family metallo-endopeptidase: MKELVGQILQAHRIAVRLSCEEVAEQARVPLATLVAFESGSGHITAAALDRVSNILGIDPHALRQGRIESTPTLTMFFRQGVFADFRDTEDQPKIMNAFERALSLVEVNAILGKRASLRERFVPEEPTPEASKDGYRLAQTVRRELSNEADAINEADAIGDMIELLEEQFHILVRIEKLASGRIDALSLKESKTGAAATILNAASKRRLNATTDRVDLAHELGHILFDSSNEKINLIVDEYDDESKGMLHAEQRARAFAAELLMPAEGLRRVLGRPSYEMTLSRSLDMVDRVWREFDTPIEIAVNHLVNREYIVHFQREALIDEARRRAAAKGTVCPSTMPRVHDLLTRRVIEALRQGLISVRRARELLNLTVWDELPINCDV, from the coding sequence ATGAAAGAGCTCGTTGGACAAATTTTGCAGGCGCATCGGATAGCGGTACGACTGTCGTGCGAGGAGGTTGCGGAGCAGGCTCGCGTGCCGCTGGCGACGTTGGTTGCCTTCGAAAGCGGGAGTGGGCACATCACTGCCGCTGCGCTCGATCGAGTGTCCAACATTCTGGGCATCGATCCACACGCGCTGCGACAGGGGCGTATCGAGAGCACGCCGACCCTCACGATGTTCTTTCGCCAAGGGGTCTTTGCAGATTTTCGCGACACCGAGGACCAACCGAAAATCATGAATGCGTTCGAGCGGGCGCTCTCCCTCGTTGAGGTCAACGCGATTCTTGGCAAGCGCGCCAGCCTTCGCGAACGCTTTGTACCTGAGGAACCGACGCCAGAGGCATCGAAGGACGGGTATCGTCTCGCCCAAACGGTGCGTCGCGAGCTGAGCAACGAGGCTGATGCCATAAACGAGGCTGATGCCATAGGGGATATGATCGAGCTGCTGGAGGAGCAATTTCATATCCTTGTGCGCATAGAAAAGCTCGCTAGCGGGCGGATCGATGCGTTGTCATTGAAAGAAAGCAAAACGGGCGCGGCCGCAACAATTCTCAATGCAGCGAGCAAGCGACGGTTGAATGCGACAACCGATCGCGTCGACCTTGCGCATGAGCTTGGTCATATTTTGTTCGACTCATCGAATGAAAAAATCAATCTCATCGTCGATGAATACGATGACGAAAGCAAAGGCATGTTGCATGCTGAACAGCGTGCGCGTGCGTTTGCTGCCGAGCTGCTCATGCCGGCAGAAGGATTACGAAGAGTTTTGGGCCGTCCGAGCTATGAAATGACGCTGTCACGTTCCCTCGATATGGTCGACCGCGTCTGGCGCGAATTCGATACCCCCATCGAAATTGCGGTGAATCATTTAGTAAACCGTGAGTACATCGTGCACTTTCAGCGAGAGGCTTTAATCGATGAAGCACGACGGCGAGCTGCTGCAAAAGGCACGGTCTGCCCATCGACCATGCCAAGGGTACATGACTTGCTCACGCGACGTGTCATCGAAGCTCTTCGTCAGGGCTTGATCTCTGTCCGACGCGCACGCGAACTATTAAATCTAACTGTTTGGGACGAATTGCCTATCAATTGCGACGTGTGA
- a CDS encoding AAA family ATPase produces the protein MITRLYASNYKSIGEGLDLRLGPLTVLVGPNGSGKSNIIDVLRFLHECVNNSLSDAVAKRLGVRGLSRWSPGKRHEIELAIECANDSGSGFWGFSFRANEDADERDPDAEIYYLRREFASFVPSPEPAQGPQLNDFLRSKDGSDLANRFFSAKKWQNFYHARSVIRPPMRDPFLAASAGLDLVLTSVSTMNGLSAELQRIAVYSLFPNTLRAAQNPNPVKPMMSSGDNWASTLKALNKREWGAELSAALHKITGDIDDYRVVQAGGYVIPEFRHGKGRGGKGIWRGAAQESDGTLRIAAMLTALFQEPAPALIGFEEPELAVHPGALPILYDYLVEASKRSQIVITTHSPELMDLFDIDCIRVVERKSGVTTVAAVEERQRELVRKRLFSTSELLHAEGLRPEGSASDE, from the coding sequence ATGATCACGAGGCTGTACGCCAGCAACTACAAGAGCATCGGTGAGGGGCTCGACCTTCGGTTGGGACCGCTTACCGTGCTGGTGGGGCCGAATGGATCGGGCAAAAGCAACATCATCGATGTGCTGCGGTTTTTGCACGAATGCGTAAACAATTCTTTGTCGGATGCAGTTGCCAAACGGTTAGGAGTTCGGGGCCTATCTCGATGGAGTCCGGGCAAGCGTCACGAGATTGAGCTCGCCATCGAATGCGCGAACGATTCTGGATCGGGTTTCTGGGGCTTTTCATTTCGGGCGAATGAAGATGCAGATGAGCGCGATCCAGATGCAGAAATCTATTATTTGCGGCGAGAATTCGCCAGCTTTGTGCCTTCACCGGAGCCCGCCCAGGGTCCGCAACTCAACGATTTCTTGCGATCGAAGGACGGCAGTGATTTAGCGAATCGCTTCTTTTCCGCCAAAAAGTGGCAGAATTTTTATCACGCCCGCAGTGTAATTCGACCCCCAATGCGCGATCCATTTCTCGCCGCCAGCGCAGGCCTTGATCTCGTCCTTACCAGCGTTTCCACGATGAACGGTTTGTCCGCCGAACTCCAGCGCATTGCTGTTTATTCTCTCTTCCCCAACACGCTTCGTGCCGCCCAAAACCCGAATCCCGTCAAACCCATGATGTCGTCGGGCGACAATTGGGCATCCACGCTCAAAGCACTGAACAAAAGAGAATGGGGCGCCGAGCTTTCCGCGGCGCTGCATAAAATCACCGGCGATATCGACGACTATCGCGTCGTGCAAGCAGGCGGCTACGTCATTCCGGAATTTCGCCACGGCAAAGGACGTGGTGGGAAAGGCATTTGGCGGGGCGCAGCGCAAGAGTCGGATGGTACGCTGCGCATTGCCGCGATGCTGACGGCATTGTTTCAAGAACCTGCCCCGGCGCTCATTGGTTTCGAGGAACCCGAGCTTGCCGTGCATCCGGGTGCGCTGCCGATCCTCTACGACTATCTCGTCGAAGCATCCAAACGCAGCCAAATCGTCATTACGACCCACAGTCCCGAATTGATGGATTTATTCGATATCGATTGCATTCGCGTGGTGGAGCGGAAAAGTGGAGTCACCACTGTTGCCGCCGTCGAAGAACGCCAGCGGGAATTGGTGCGAAAACGCCTTTTCTCGACGAGTGAGCTGCTCCATGCCGAAGGGCTTCGTCCCGAAGGATCGGCAAGTGATGAATAA
- a CDS encoding thrombospondin type 3 repeat-containing protein, which yields MRQLPSFLRVLLATSAFVVANPARAVPPEPVPSLDLRGFRPSTDPAGGLFIEPVSTPAHGDANVGLSLSYAYLPVQLGEIYTGERFRVITHQLTGDLVGSIGAFGRLSLGADLPFIIAQTGDTPTDRSAYALGPTNIPERAFGDVAFTAKLVLVKPTAGKMGGFALALHDRFTVPTGDRGSFLGEGHITNTARLLAELRFLVLGVHLAGGVKLRAESERFACANVPLDPEDECPQRFGHELPYSFGLSFRPQALGIDPRGRWTFLLEGQGHFPLYPIGPIGTDPQIRALEIGAGARLALGDMYVTGGISGGVFGVGSGQMRAMLTLGYAPRVRDEDGDGVPDEDDQCRELPEDKDGFEDQDGCPDGDNDNDGVPDGEDQCPKQKEDEDGIDDDDGCPERAWGT from the coding sequence ATGCGTCAATTGCCTTCTTTCTTGCGAGTTTTGCTCGCAACTTCTGCGTTTGTCGTAGCGAACCCAGCGCGCGCCGTACCTCCGGAACCCGTCCCGTCGCTCGATCTGCGCGGCTTTCGCCCATCGACGGATCCTGCGGGAGGGCTGTTCATCGAGCCGGTTTCGACGCCCGCACACGGCGACGCCAACGTGGGTTTGTCACTGTCGTACGCGTACCTGCCCGTGCAGCTCGGCGAAATCTACACGGGTGAGAGGTTTCGCGTGATCACGCATCAGCTCACGGGTGATCTCGTGGGCAGCATCGGAGCTTTCGGGCGTTTGTCGCTGGGCGCCGACTTGCCGTTCATCATCGCGCAGACGGGCGATACGCCGACCGATCGCTCGGCGTACGCGCTTGGACCGACGAACATTCCGGAGCGCGCGTTCGGCGACGTCGCGTTCACGGCCAAGTTGGTCTTGGTCAAACCGACGGCGGGCAAGATGGGGGGGTTTGCCCTGGCGCTACACGATCGATTCACGGTGCCGACGGGCGATCGCGGGTCGTTTCTTGGCGAAGGTCACATCACCAACACGGCCAGGTTGTTGGCGGAGCTGCGTTTTTTGGTGCTCGGCGTGCACTTGGCTGGAGGCGTGAAGCTACGTGCAGAGTCGGAGCGCTTTGCTTGCGCGAACGTTCCGTTGGATCCCGAGGACGAGTGTCCGCAGCGTTTTGGTCACGAGCTTCCCTATTCGTTTGGTTTGTCTTTCCGACCTCAGGCGTTGGGCATCGATCCTCGCGGGCGCTGGACATTTTTGCTGGAAGGTCAGGGGCATTTCCCGCTTTATCCGATAGGACCCATTGGCACCGACCCTCAAATCAGGGCGCTCGAAATCGGCGCCGGAGCGCGTCTTGCGCTTGGAGATATGTATGTGACGGGAGGCATTTCGGGCGGCGTTTTTGGCGTTGGCTCGGGGCAGATGCGCGCGATGCTCACGCTTGGGTATGCCCCGCGCGTGCGGGACGAAGATGGTGATGGAGTGCCGGACGAAGATGATCAATGCCGTGAATTGCCCGAGGACAAGGACGGTTTTGAAGATCAGGATGGTTGTCCGGACGGGGACAACGACAATGACGGCGTGCCGGATGGCGAGGATCAGTGTCCGAAGCAGAAAGAGGATGAAGACGGGATTGACGACGACGACGGGTGCCCGGAGCGAGCGTGGGGGACGTGA
- a CDS encoding cytochrome c, which translates to MKCRVSAALLCMMLGVFAPSCQHKTETTRISAEQQRSSILTFKREGNEIGRSSLFELLERFPPVVVEGFDPYYQNVRRFRALPIEGILTKAYAADVASLRTHHWLLRAADGYTVPLSGERLLEGGACIAFEDLDKPSGWDPIGPQQANPGPFYLVWSKPTQTSLDTHPRPWQLASFDIVSFETAFPHTDPKVAKDDPAAHGYGIFKTYCIRCHAINREGGRVGPELNVPKSIVEYRPEEQIREYILNPATFRYGNMPAHLQLTKTDLDGLIAYFRVMQAHKHDPDAQKNGGAH; encoded by the coding sequence ATGAAATGTCGCGTATCGGCGGCTCTTTTGTGCATGATGCTCGGTGTTTTCGCGCCGAGTTGTCAGCATAAAACGGAAACGACGCGAATCAGCGCAGAACAACAGCGCTCGTCGATACTCACATTCAAACGCGAAGGGAATGAAATCGGGCGGTCGTCACTTTTCGAGCTGCTCGAACGTTTCCCTCCAGTGGTCGTCGAAGGATTCGATCCGTATTACCAAAACGTGCGGCGTTTTCGCGCATTGCCCATCGAAGGCATTCTCACGAAGGCGTACGCAGCAGACGTTGCATCGTTACGCACGCACCATTGGCTGCTGCGAGCGGCGGATGGGTATACCGTACCGCTATCGGGAGAACGGCTTTTGGAAGGGGGAGCGTGCATTGCGTTCGAGGATTTGGACAAACCGAGCGGGTGGGATCCGATTGGTCCGCAACAGGCGAATCCGGGTCCGTTTTACCTGGTCTGGAGCAAACCAACGCAAACGTCGCTGGATACGCATCCAAGGCCGTGGCAATTGGCGTCGTTCGACATCGTTTCGTTCGAGACGGCGTTTCCGCATACCGATCCGAAGGTTGCGAAAGACGATCCGGCAGCGCACGGGTATGGCATTTTCAAGACGTATTGCATTCGTTGTCATGCCATCAATCGCGAAGGCGGGCGCGTGGGTCCGGAGCTGAACGTGCCGAAGAGCATCGTCGAATATCGTCCGGAAGAACAGATACGCGAATACATCCTCAATCCCGCTACGTTTCGTTATGGCAACATGCCGGCGCATTTGCAGCTCACGAAAACGGATCTCGATGGTCTCATTGCCTATTTCCGCGTCATGCAAGCGCATAAACACGATCCCGATGCACAGAAAAACGGGGGTGCCCATTGA
- a CDS encoding SPFH domain-containing protein: MVFGMLGFIYLLKGLKQVNQWEVALRFTLGKLSGRVEPGLTLFLPGFQNLRVIDTRTKNRDLLRQMVITRDNVTTMIDTVLYYKVVDPEKATLAVENYEAAIKDRAKVVLRDVVGETRLDELLSHREEVAAKVRSQVESTVSQWGLHVEQIGLQDVQLPPQMQEVLAKVAIAERDRKYVIIKSEADVESAKNFAEAAGILSKSPGAMELRRFEALANLAQGTTKVIFDLAKPYDEVRHTAAAMTEAAVTEPAKLRVDNQGDQALKTASQYEAEAIAEAEAVVQAQRNYAAGRKI, from the coding sequence ATGGTCTTTGGCATGTTGGGTTTCATCTACCTGCTGAAAGGGCTGAAGCAGGTCAACCAATGGGAAGTCGCGCTGCGCTTCACGCTGGGCAAATTGAGCGGTCGCGTCGAGCCAGGATTGACGCTGTTTCTGCCTGGTTTTCAGAACCTGCGCGTCATCGACACACGCACGAAAAACCGAGACTTGCTGCGGCAGATGGTCATCACGCGCGACAACGTGACGACGATGATCGACACGGTTTTGTACTACAAAGTCGTCGATCCCGAAAAAGCAACGCTCGCCGTGGAAAACTACGAGGCGGCGATCAAGGATCGCGCGAAGGTCGTCTTGCGCGACGTGGTCGGTGAAACGCGCCTCGACGAGCTGCTTTCGCATCGCGAAGAAGTCGCGGCGAAGGTGCGCAGTCAGGTGGAATCGACGGTGTCGCAGTGGGGATTGCACGTGGAGCAGATCGGTCTCCAAGACGTGCAGCTCCCGCCGCAGATGCAAGAAGTGCTCGCGAAAGTGGCCATTGCCGAACGCGATCGGAAGTACGTCATCATCAAGAGCGAAGCGGATGTGGAGAGCGCGAAGAACTTCGCCGAGGCAGCGGGCATTTTGTCGAAGTCGCCGGGAGCCATGGAACTGCGGCGTTTCGAAGCGCTGGCAAACTTGGCGCAAGGCACAACGAAGGTGATCTTCGACCTCGCCAAACCCTACGACGAGGTACGTCACACGGCGGCGGCCATGACGGAAGCAGCGGTGACCGAGCCGGCGAAGCTGCGCGTGGACAACCAAGGGGACCAAGCGTTGAAAACAGCGTCCCAATACGAAGCGGAAGCGATCGCCGAAGCAGAAGCGGTGGTGCAAGCGCAGCGGAACTACGCAGCGGGTCGGAAGATCTGA
- the murA gene encoding UDP-N-acetylglucosamine 1-carboxyvinyltransferase has product MDVIRVRGGKTLSGKIRISGAKNAALPILCATLLSEGESILRNVPALRDIETTGELLRVLGRHVVVDPPVVRVRGGGEANPEAPYDLVKQMRASVLVLGPLVARYGRAKVSLPGGCQIGSRPVDQHLKGLEALGATIRLSGGYIHAECQRLKGAEVVFDMPTVTGTENIMMAAALAKGRSTLVNCAREPEVEELGRVLNKMGARVDGAGTDVIHIEGRDDLDPFDHAIISDRIEAGTYMVAAAAAGGDVLLEGAPLEDLEVVVAKLRATGVEVGREGDSVRIKRDPDKPLKAVDVLTAPHPGFPTDMQAQFMVLMCLAKGTSRIVETIFENRFMHVPELRRMGATIDIDGHTAHVIGGNPLSGAKVMATDLRASASLVIAGMLATEGETEVLRVYHLDRGYEYMERKLAALGADTVRIKGQAG; this is encoded by the coding sequence ATGGACGTCATCCGAGTTCGCGGCGGAAAAACGCTCTCCGGCAAAATCCGCATCAGCGGCGCCAAGAATGCCGCGCTGCCCATCCTGTGCGCCACCCTCCTCTCCGAAGGCGAGAGCATCCTCCGCAACGTGCCCGCTCTGCGCGACATCGAAACGACCGGTGAGCTCCTGCGCGTGCTCGGACGTCACGTCGTCGTCGATCCTCCCGTCGTACGCGTGCGCGGCGGCGGCGAAGCGAACCCGGAAGCTCCCTACGATCTCGTCAAGCAGATGCGCGCCAGCGTCCTGGTGCTCGGTCCTCTCGTCGCACGTTACGGGCGCGCCAAAGTGAGTTTGCCCGGGGGATGCCAAATCGGCTCGCGCCCCGTCGATCAGCACCTGAAAGGCCTCGAAGCGCTCGGCGCCACCATCCGTTTGTCGGGGGGCTACATCCACGCCGAATGCCAGCGTCTCAAGGGCGCCGAAGTCGTCTTCGACATGCCCACCGTCACCGGCACCGAGAACATCATGATGGCCGCCGCGCTCGCCAAAGGTCGCTCCACGCTCGTCAACTGCGCGCGTGAGCCCGAGGTCGAAGAGCTCGGACGCGTCTTGAACAAGATGGGCGCGCGCGTCGATGGCGCAGGCACCGACGTCATCCACATCGAAGGCCGCGATGACCTCGACCCGTTCGATCACGCGATCATCTCGGACCGCATCGAAGCGGGCACGTACATGGTCGCAGCAGCCGCGGCGGGCGGTGACGTGCTGCTCGAAGGCGCGCCGCTCGAAGACCTCGAAGTGGTGGTCGCCAAACTTCGTGCGACAGGCGTCGAGGTGGGGCGTGAAGGCGACTCGGTGCGCATCAAGCGTGACCCGGACAAACCGCTCAAGGCGGTGGACGTGCTCACGGCGCCGCATCCTGGGTTTCCCACGGACATGCAAGCGCAGTTCATGGTCCTCATGTGTTTGGCCAAGGGAACGTCGCGCATCGTCGAGACCATTTTCGAGAATCGATTCATGCACGTGCCCGAATTGCGGCGCATGGGGGCAACGATCGACATCGATGGACACACGGCGCACGTGATTGGGGGCAATCCATTGTCTGGAGCGAAGGTGATGGCGACGGATTTGCGCGCCAGCGCGTCGCTCGTGATTGCAGGAATGCTCGCGACCGAGGGCGAAACCGAAGTGCTTCGCGTGTATCACCTCGATCGCGGCTATGAATACATGGAGCGGAAACTCGCGGCGCTCGGGGCCGACACCGTGCGTATCAAGGGGCAAGCTGGGTGA
- a CDS encoding CHAT domain-containing protein, whose translation MRSPMAAQPQDARLTAPRWPEPADSSFIRGFGGVERRAPSDIAWFGESHVVSAHGVARFPIDSLAGLDKSASVDFRQVSSDGRALVRFDVGLSLGTHDSKTPHKLAALLSMLIEVHRWGHVRPVPLGNSGALLAREYARATSLEKHAPKSTERVIAGKPLLYIELYDPKVQELDFGPFEVTQRMKFPGFDIECIDAAVDGQPVAVFVCRYQANADTSKGRQARNCIVRMHARVEGLRGMLGWLLRRAEPHYANLLDAAAPALPPPDMPEAQWISTILYKGMRKVREGCREAERLSIPSEPILGGLGRAPATPEQVAEIGNAVASVLTQIATPQGSRLSIVKSLSEHATMLAQEAAPIEHFAQPPRVLEPMPQGFLAWNTRLDGAPEAEKKRELVANTIYRLRTELSSKRDIDGLTPLGVAGIQIAPGGEQEVPVRFRMSARGAGLRAVGRNAEFASEVESELIVCSLSEGTPPFEVELRPDAGDKVSIDLILVVRGMMVLMTNVSFRVGSAAQPPAPVPVHVSFSAISSAPGVDVVLFHGKNGDLFSSMKGKAGGATPTAWASNILGPTVAALRGQLNELSRSYSARLDENDPFWGLAIEKPQDMLFEFARAGSDLHRALFRCAPTPDDRAKLEMLRESLEQLSGYMQIYVPDFVPWSILYDGPKPKKAEDVDVRRFWGHRFRICRAWDSTLRAVPPAILGEGAPLSMRACIDPHLAKEQGPVCVENQVSFFEKLGGALIGNETELHNFLKTPDDPCNFLYFFCHADVSGQLDDLKLFNSGVDVRDSKIWLDQQAISVDDMQEYRKSNLPGKPLVFMNACSSAKPGLLYMSPFIELFMGKWSAAGFIGTDWKVPTVFADAFGRLVLTELLKEGKTIAEAFHCAQTIAFEKYHNPFPLIYALYGRPDLVVRRAMSGLQGDMS comes from the coding sequence ATGCGCAGCCCCATGGCGGCGCAACCGCAAGACGCACGACTTACCGCACCGCGCTGGCCCGAGCCCGCGGATTCGTCGTTCATTCGTGGCTTTGGCGGTGTCGAGCGCCGAGCGCCGAGCGATATCGCCTGGTTTGGCGAATCGCATGTCGTCAGCGCGCACGGCGTCGCGCGTTTTCCCATCGATAGCCTCGCGGGATTGGATAAATCGGCGAGCGTCGATTTCCGCCAAGTTTCGTCCGATGGTCGAGCGCTGGTGCGATTCGACGTGGGCTTGTCGCTCGGCACCCATGATTCGAAGACGCCGCATAAGCTCGCTGCACTCCTGAGCATGTTGATTGAAGTTCATCGGTGGGGGCATGTTCGGCCCGTTCCCCTGGGCAACTCGGGTGCATTGCTCGCGCGAGAGTACGCCCGAGCCACGAGTCTCGAGAAGCACGCACCGAAAAGCACCGAACGTGTCATTGCAGGAAAACCGCTTCTTTATATCGAGTTATACGATCCGAAAGTCCAAGAATTGGATTTCGGACCTTTCGAAGTTACCCAGCGCATGAAGTTTCCGGGCTTCGACATCGAATGCATCGATGCCGCGGTGGATGGGCAACCCGTCGCCGTCTTCGTATGCCGCTACCAAGCGAACGCGGACACATCGAAAGGCCGGCAGGCACGCAATTGCATCGTCAGAATGCACGCTCGAGTCGAGGGACTGCGTGGAATGCTGGGTTGGCTTCTCCGCCGCGCCGAGCCGCATTACGCGAATTTGCTAGACGCTGCCGCTCCCGCGCTTCCGCCGCCCGATATGCCGGAAGCTCAATGGATTTCGACGATATTGTACAAAGGAATGCGCAAAGTCCGCGAGGGGTGTCGCGAGGCCGAACGTTTGTCGATTCCATCCGAGCCCATTCTCGGCGGGCTTGGCCGCGCTCCGGCGACGCCCGAGCAAGTCGCCGAGATTGGCAATGCCGTAGCATCGGTTCTCACGCAGATTGCCACGCCGCAAGGCTCTCGCCTTTCCATCGTAAAAAGCCTCTCCGAGCACGCCACGATGCTCGCCCAGGAAGCCGCGCCCATCGAGCATTTTGCGCAGCCACCGCGGGTATTGGAGCCCATGCCGCAGGGGTTTCTTGCTTGGAACACGCGTCTCGATGGCGCGCCGGAGGCCGAAAAAAAGCGCGAGCTCGTCGCCAATACGATTTATCGGCTGCGCACCGAGCTATCGTCGAAGCGCGATATCGATGGACTGACTCCTCTCGGTGTCGCTGGCATTCAAATCGCGCCCGGGGGAGAGCAGGAAGTTCCCGTGCGTTTTCGCATGAGTGCTCGTGGCGCGGGTTTGCGTGCGGTGGGTCGGAATGCCGAATTCGCGTCGGAGGTGGAGAGCGAGCTCATTGTGTGTTCCTTATCGGAAGGAACGCCGCCGTTCGAGGTGGAGCTGCGACCCGATGCGGGTGATAAGGTATCGATTGACCTCATTTTGGTTGTCCGTGGCATGATGGTTTTGATGACCAACGTGAGCTTTCGCGTCGGATCGGCTGCTCAACCGCCTGCGCCCGTGCCCGTGCACGTGTCGTTCAGCGCAATCAGCTCGGCGCCAGGCGTTGATGTGGTTTTGTTTCATGGCAAAAATGGTGACCTGTTCTCCAGCATGAAGGGCAAGGCAGGGGGAGCGACGCCAACGGCATGGGCTTCGAACATACTCGGCCCAACGGTAGCGGCATTGCGTGGGCAATTGAATGAGCTATCGCGCAGCTACAGCGCGCGACTCGACGAGAACGATCCGTTTTGGGGCCTTGCCATTGAAAAGCCGCAGGACATGCTTTTCGAGTTTGCCCGTGCGGGAAGCGATCTTCACAGGGCGCTATTTCGGTGTGCTCCGACGCCCGATGACCGAGCAAAGCTCGAAATGCTGCGCGAATCGCTCGAACAGTTATCGGGATACATGCAAATCTACGTCCCCGACTTCGTACCGTGGTCCATTTTATATGACGGTCCCAAACCCAAGAAGGCGGAGGATGTCGATGTTCGCAGATTTTGGGGTCATCGATTTCGCATTTGTCGTGCCTGGGATTCGACGCTTCGGGCAGTACCGCCCGCGATATTGGGTGAGGGTGCGCCGCTTTCGATGCGCGCCTGCATCGATCCGCATTTGGCAAAAGAGCAGGGGCCCGTTTGCGTGGAGAATCAGGTGAGTTTCTTCGAGAAACTTGGTGGAGCGCTCATCGGGAACGAGACGGAGCTTCACAATTTCCTCAAAACTCCCGACGATCCTTGCAACTTCCTCTATTTCTTCTGCCACGCGGACGTGAGCGGGCAGTTGGACGACCTGAAGCTATTCAACAGCGGCGTCGATGTGCGGGACAGCAAGATTTGGCTCGATCAACAGGCGATTTCGGTGGACGATATGCAAGAGTATCGCAAGAGCAATCTGCCCGGAAAACCGCTCGTTTTCATGAATGCGTGCTCTTCGGCAAAGCCTGGACTGCTTTACATGAGCCCCTTCATCGAGCTCTTCATGGGTAAATGGTCCGCGGCGGGGTTCATCGGGACCGATTGGAAGGTTCCAACCGTATTTGCCGACGCATTCGGACGGCTCGTCTTGACTGAGCTATTGAAAGAGGGCAAGACCATTGCCGAAGCATTTCATTGCGCACAAACCATCGCGTTCGAAAAATATCACAACCCGTTCCCGCTCATCTATGCCCTCTACGGGCGCCCGGATCTCGTCGTGCGCCGAGCCATGAGCGGACTGCAAGGAGACATGTCGTGA